In Nicotiana tabacum cultivar K326 chromosome 19, ASM71507v2, whole genome shotgun sequence, one DNA window encodes the following:
- the LOC107813733 gene encoding scarecrow-like protein 23, protein MLKGGSEVIHQHGALDSMQQSNEHWDCASLVGFPGITSAPNYPSKPITDRGNNPERNELSQWVEHVTRQLIEDFPENETEAMTYQDNIVPALLGELRPKKVARRNSSESMEQQHQWNSHDLARDENNMNINETGTKGMNGLDDQGLNLITHLLECAVAISVDNLGEAHRMLLELTQMSSPYGPSCAERVVVYFAKAMASRVINSWLGICSPLINYKSVHCAFQVFNNISPFIKFAHFTSNQAILEAFHRRDRVHIIDVDIMQGLQWPALFHILATRIEGPPHVTMTGMGTSMELLIETGKQLSSFAKHLGMSFEFHPIGKKIGELDITMLQIRRGEAIAIHWLQHSLYDATGPDWKTMRLLQEVSPRVITLVEQEIPLGGSFLDRFVGSLHYYSTIFDSLGAFLHSDDSSRHNVEHGLLYREINNILAIGGPARNGEDKFKHWRSELSRNGFMQVPMSTNAMAQAQLILNMFPPVHGYSLVQGDGTLKLGWKDTSLYTASAWTSPNSR, encoded by the coding sequence ATGTTGAAAGGAGGGTCTGAAGTAATTCATCAACATGGTGCTCTTGATAGTATGCAACAATCCAATGAACATTGGGATTGTGCTAGTCTTGTTGGCTTTCCTGGAATTACCTCTGCCCCTAATTATCCCTCTAAGCCAATCACTGATCGCGGCAATAATCCCGAAAGAAATGAACTTTCTCAGTGGGTTGAGCATGTCACTAGGCAACTTATTGAAGATTTCCCAGAAAATGAAACCGAAGCCATGACATATCAGGACAACATTGTCCCTGCACTATTGGGGGAGTTGAGGCCTAAAAAAGTTGCGCGAAGAAACTCTTCTGAGAGCATGGAACAACAACATCAATGGAACTCTCATGATCTCGCTAGAGATGAAAATAATATGAACATAAATGAGACGGGAACTAAAGGAATGAATGGGCTAGATGATCAAGGATTAAACTTGATAACTCATCTTTTGGAATGTGCAGTTGCTATATCAGTAGATAACTTGGGAGAAGCTCATAGAATGTTGCTTGAGCTAACACAAATGTCATCCCCCTATGGACCATCTTGTGCTGAAAGAGTGGTGGTTTACTTTGCAAAAGCAATGGCTAGTAGAGTCATCAATTCATGGCTAGGAATATGTTCCCCTTTGATCAATTACAAGAGTGTCCATTGTGCATTTCAAGTCTTTAACAACATCTCACCATTCATAAAATTTGCACATTTCACCTCCAACCAAGCAATTCTCGAGGCATTCCATCGTCGAGACAGAGTCCATATCATCGACGTGGATATCATGCAAGGTCTACAATGGCCGGCTCTGTTTCATATCCTCGCCACTCGGATAGAAGGTCCTCCACATGTTACAATGACAGGAATGGGGACATCAATGGAACTATTGATTGAGACAGGGAAACAACTTTCCAGTTTCGCCAAACACCTTGGCATGTCCTTTGAGTTCCATCCAATTGGGAAGAAAATAGGGGAGCTTGATATAACCATGTTGCAAATTAGGAGAGGAGAGGCTATAGCCATACATTGGTTACAACATTCCTTGTATGATGCCACTGGCCCTGATTGGAAAACGATGAGACTTCTCCAAGAAGTATCGCCAAGAGTTATCACACTAGTAGAACAAGAAATACCACTAGGGGGTAGTTTCTTGGATCGATTCGTGGGATCCCTCCATTACTACTCCACAATATTCGACTCATTGGGAGCTTTCTTGCATAGTGATGATTCTAGCCGGCATAATGTTGAACATGGCCTGCTTTACAGAGAAATCAATAACATATTAGCCATTGGAGGGCCAGCAAGAAATGGGGAGGATAAATTTAAGCATTGGAGAAGTGAACTATCAAGAAATGGATTCATGCAAGTGCCAATGAGTACAAATGCAATGGCTCAAGCTCAATTGATATTGAATATGTTCCCACCAGTTCATGGTTATAGCTTAGTGCAAGGTGATGGAACATTAAAGTTAGGGTGGAAGGATACTAGTTTGTATACTGCATCTGCATGGACTTCTCCAAATtctagatag
- the LOC107788996 gene encoding uncharacterized protein At1g03900, which produces MSFEEDEESFEHTLLVVREVSVFKIPPRPTSGGYKCGEWLQSDKIWTGRLRVVSCKERCEIRLEDPNSGELFAACFVPPGQRESSVESVLDSSRYFVLKIEDGRGKHAFIGLGFNERNEAFDFNVALSDHEKYVKRENEKEVGDGEAGDDNHIDIHPAVNHRLKEGETIRISVKNKPSSGTGMLSAVGLAAGTTGAVNKTPALAPPPSGGNKIRSPLPPPPNDPATARKTSISPSIALKENTKHSTDPLSDLSQIERSLPSATGSGSSKTTAAGWAAF; this is translated from the exons ATGTCGTTTGAAGAGGACGAAGAGTCGTTTGAGCACACGCTCCTGGTGGTGCGTGAGGTGTCCGTTTTCAAAATCCCACCACGGCCAACGAGTGGTGGTTACAAGTGCGGCGAATGGCTACAATCCGACAAGATCTGGACGGGTCGGCTCCGGGTCGTATCGTGCAAGGAACGATGCGAGATCCGACTCGAGGATCCAAACTCCGGTGAGCTGTTCGCGGCGTGTTTCGTGCCGCCGGGACAGAGAGAGAGCTCGGTTGAATCGGTGCTCGACTCGTCGAGGTACTTCGTGTTGAAGATCGAGGATGGGAGAGGGAAGCACGCGTTCATCGGGCTAGGGTTTAATGAAAGGAACGAAGCGTTCGATTTCAATGTGGCATTGTCTGATCACGAGAAGTATGTGAAGAGAGAGAATGAGAAGGAAGTTGGAGATGGTGAGGCTGGTGATGATAATCACATTGATATTCATCCTGCTGTTAATCACCGATTAAAG GAAGGTGAAACAATCCGGATAAGTGTGAAGAACAAACCATCTAGTGGGACAGGCATGCTTTCGGCTGTGGGATTGGCGGCTGGAACTACAGGAGCTGTGAATAAAACTCCAGCCCTGGCACCTCCGCCTAGTGGAGGTAACAAGATTAGGTCTCCTCTTCCACCCCCTCCAAATGATCCAGCTACTGCTCGGAAGACTTCTATCTCTCCCAGTATTGCTCTAAAGGAAAACACCAAGCATTCCACTGATCCGCTTTCAGATCTCTCTCAAATTGAG AGAAGCCTGCCTTCAGCCACGGGATCCGGATCAAGTAAAACCACAGCAGCTGGATGGGCAGCGTTTTAA
- the LOC107813734 gene encoding LOW QUALITY PROTEIN: DNA excision repair protein CSB (The sequence of the model RefSeq protein was modified relative to this genomic sequence to represent the inferred CDS: deleted 1 base in 1 codon): MEEEEEDKILLSSLGVTSANPEDIEHDILEKATRHPGESNEATGSAEEEIVERKKGNEEGQDKKLDLYNKLRAVEVEIDAIKSGFGHLERFRRHEEEVPDTDGRSEVKQTESEQSVIQAPLDDSNLQHALADDRLRSLLKTKAQLKKELLDFTDDTSRDALIRDLVKDQPEFKRKVKEVQKSSNKKSKRRKTTLLDDDDDFDAVLTAASSGFVETERDALVRKGMLTPFHQLKGFERRVQDSESFGRQSTAADINSNDNDLASTSIDKAVQSISQAAQARPTTKLLDSASLPKLEAPTHPFQRLRKPLKIPQSLETTPEKNGDGTRKKKRPLPSKKWRKLASREQSQNEGSDVNTSSHEDNQGDIEDVEPPFVALEGGFRIPETIFNSLFDYQKVGVQWLWELHCQRAGGIIGDEMGLGKTVQVLSFLGSLHFSNMYKPSIIICPVTLLRQWKREAKKWYPSFHVEILHDSAHDLSSKKKQADSESDYESEDLLDSETEGNTSSRTSKKWDPVIARVVRSNSGLLITTYEQLRILGEKLLDIEWGYAVLDEGHRIRNPNAEVTLVCKQLQTVHRIIMTGAPIQNKLSELWSLFDFVFPGKLGVLPVFEAEFAVPISVGGYANATPLQVSTAYRCAVVLRDLIMPYLLRRMKADVNAHLTKKTEHVLFCSLTPEQRSVYRAFLASSEVEQIFDGNRNSLYGIDVMRKICNHPDLLEREHSCRDPDYGNPERSGKMKVVAEVLKVWKEQGHRVLLFSQTQQMLDIFERFLVTCEYNYRRMDGVTPVKQRMALIDEFNNTDDIFIFILTTKVGGLGTNLTGANRVIIFDPDWNPSTDMQARERAWRIGQKKDVTVYRLITRGTIEEKVYHRQIYKHFLTNKILKNPQQRRFFKARDMKDLFTLNDDENGGSTETSSIFSQVSEDVNIVGAPDNQDKRSFKATSEKDGDSNIGGGNNSKTKGNVGDGNSNGELDGEASILQSLFDAHGIHSAMNHDAIMNAHDEEKLKLEEQASQVAQRAAEALRQSRMLRSRENVAVPTWTGKSGAAGGPSSVKRKFGSTVNPQLTSKLSEESLNDSASRANAFAAGASAGKALSSAELLARIRGNQEKAVSDGLVHQFGMSASTSNGRAGSLNSGHRSASCSYVVQPEVLVRQICTFIQQRGGKTNSASIVDHFRDRVPSKDLPLFKGLLKEIATLDKQPSGSFWVLKPEYQDQ; this comes from the exons AtggaagaagaggaggaagataaGATTTTACTCAGCAGTTTGGGTGTGACCTCTGCAAATCCTGAAGATATTGAACATGACATCTTGGAAAAG GCAACAAGGCACCCTGGGGAGAGCAATGAAGCTACCGGGAGTGCTGAAGAAGAGATAGTGGAAAGAAAGAAAGGCAATGAAGAAGGACAGGATAAGAAATTAGATTTGTATAATAAACTGAGAGCAGTAGAAGTAGAAATAGATGCGATTAAGAGTGGTTTTGGACACTTGGAGCGCTTCAGAAGACATGAGGAGGAAGTCCCAGATACTGATGGTAGAAGCGAGGTAAAGCAGACAGAGAGTGAGCAAAGCGTTATTCAGGCACCTCTGGATGATTCAAACCTTCAACATGCTTTAGCTGATGATCGTCTAAGAAGTCTTCTCAAAACGAAGGCTCAACTTAAGAAAGAACTTTTGGATTTTACTGATGATACTTCGCGTGATGCATTGATACGAGATCTTGTTAAGGATCAACCTGAATTCAAAAGAAAGGTGAAGGAAGTTCAGAAATCAAGCAACAAGAAGAGCAAACGGCGGAAGACGACATTgctggatgatgatgatgattttgatGCAGTGTTAACTGCAGCATCTTCTGGATTTGTTGAAACA GAAAGAGATGCACTGGTAAGGAAAGGAATGTTAACCCCCTTCCACCAGCTCAAAGGCTTTGAACGTCGGGTTCAAGATTCGGAGTCTTTTGGCAGACAAAGTACTGCAGCTGATATAAACAGTAATGACAATGACCTGGCTTCCACCAGTATAGACAAGGCTGTCCAGTCAATTTCACAGGCAGCTCAAGCTCGTCCAACCACCAAGTTGCTTGATTCTGCTTCATTACCAAAACTCGAGGCACCAACCCACCCTTTCCAAAGACTAAGGAAACCCCTTAAAATCCCTCAATCGTTAGAGACTACACCAGAGAAGAATGGAGATGGTACCAGGAAGAAGAAAAGACCGTTACCTAGCAAGAAGTGGAGAAAGTTGGCATCTCGTGAGCAAAGCCAGAATGAAGGATCAG ATGTCAATACCTCCAGTCATGAGGACAACCAAGGGGATATTGAAGATGTAGAACCTCCTTTTGTGGCACTTGAAGGTGGATTCAGAATCCCGGAAACTATCTTTAACAGTCTTTTTGACTATCAGAAGGTTGGTGTACAGTGGCTGTGGGAACTTCACTGTCAAAGAGCTGGTGGGATAATTGGAGATGAGATGGGTCTTGGTAAAACCGTACAGGTTTTATCTTTTCTTGGATCACTGCATTTTAGCAATATGTATAAGCCAAGCATTATCATTTGTCCTGTCACTCTTTTGAGGCAATGGAAGAGGGAAGCTAAAAAATGGTATCCCAGCTTCCACGTGGAGATATTACATGATTCAGCTCATGATCTATCAAGTAAAAAGAAGCAAGCAGATTCTGAAAGTGACTATGAAAGCGAAGATCTGCTTGACAGTGAGACTGAAGGAAACACATCTTCGAGGACTTCCAAAAAATGGGATCCCGTGATAGCTCGTGTTGTAAGATCAAATTCTGGACTATTGATCACCACTTATGAGCAACTCCGTATATTGGGAGAGAAATTACTTGACATCGAATGGGGTTATGCAGTGTTAGATGAAGGACATCGAATTCGGAATCCAAATGCTGAAGTTACTCTTGTATGCAAGCAGCTCCAGACTGTTCACCGTATCATAATGACAGGGGCCCCAATTCAAAACAAGCTGAGTGAACTGTGGTCATTGTTTGATTTTGTCTTCCCTGGAAAGTTGGGAGTTCTACCTGTGTTTGAGGCTGAATTTGCTGTTCCCATA TCTGTTGGGGGGTATGCTAATGCAACACCCTTGCAAGTTTCCACAGCTTACAG ATGCGCTGTGGTGTTGCGTGACTTAATCATGCCTTACCTCCTCCGGCGGATGAAAGCTGATGTCAATGCTCATCTCACTAAGAAAACTGAGCATGTCCTCTTCTGCAGCCTCACACCAGAGCAGCGATCTGTTTACCGAGCTTTTCTTGCTAGCTCTGAGGTTGAACAGATCTTTGATGGGAACAGGAATTCTCTGTATGGAATTGATGTAATGCGGAAAATTTGCAACCATCCCGATCTTCTTGAGAGAGAACATTCCTGTAGAGATCCAGACTATGGAAATCCTGAACGCAGTGGGAAAATGAAAGTTGTTGCAGAAGTGCTTAAGGTATGGAAAGAACAGGGGCACCGTGTTCTCCTTTTTTCTCAAACTCAACAGATGCTTGATATTTTCGAGAGATTTCTGGTTACTTGTGAGTACAATTATAGGCGGATGGATGGTGTCACTCCTGTAAAGCAGAGGATGGCTTTGATAGATGAATTTAACAATACAGATGATATTTTCATCTTCATCTTGACAACAAAAGTTGGTGGTCTGGGGACAAACTTGACAGGAGCTAACAGAGTAATCATTTTTGATCCTGACTGGAACCCATCAACTGACATGCAG GCCCGGGAGCGTGCTTGGCGAATTGGTCAGAAAAAGGATGTTACAGTGTATCGATTGATTACCCGAGGAACCATAGAGGAGAAGGTGTATCATCGACAGATTTACAAGCACTTTCTTACCAACAAAATATTGAAGAACCCACAGCAAAGAAGATTTTTCAAAGCAAGAGATATGAAGGATCTCTTTACATTAAATGATGATGAAAATGGGGGATCTACAGAAACATCTAGCATTTTCAGCCAGGTATCTGAAGATGTGAACATTGTTGGGGCCCCAGATAATCAAGATAAACGATCTTTTAAAGCAACGTCAGAAAAGGATGGTGATTCCAATATTGGCGGGGGAAACAACTCAAAAACCAAGGGAAACGTGGGAGATGGTAACAGCAATGGGGAGTTAGATGGAGAAGCAAGCATCCTGCAGAGTCTTTTTGACGCTCATGGGATCCAT AGTGCGATGAATCATGATGCTATCATGAATGCTCATGATGAAGAGAAGTTGAAGCTAGAGGAGCAGGCATCCCAAGTAGCTCAGAGAGCTGCAGAAGCACTGCGACAATCAAGAATGCTTCGAAGTCGAGAAAATGTAGCAGTGCCAACTTGGACTGGCAAATCAGGAGCTGCTGGGGGGCCATCATCTGTTAAAAGGAAATTTGGTTCTACTGTTAATCCTCAATTAACCAGTAAGTTATCTGAAGAATCATTGAATGACTCTGCTAGTAGGGCAAATGCTTTTGCTGCTGGGGCATCTGCTGGAAAAGCATTATCTTCAGCGGAGTTATTGGCTAGGATTAGGGGGAACCAAGAGAAAGCCGTTAGTGATGGACTTGTGCATCAGTTTGGTATGTCGGCTTCAACCTCAAATGGCAGAGCAGGTTCTCTAAATAGTGGGCATCGGAGTGCATCTTGTAGCTACGTAGTTCAGCCAGAGGTGTTGGTTCGCCAGATCTGCACGTTTATACAACAGAGAGGTGGGAAAACCAATTCAGCCAGCATTGTAGATCATTTCAGGGACCGGGTACCATCAAAGGATCTGCCACTGTTCAAGGGTCTTTTGAAGGAAATAGCGACTCTGGATAAACAACCTAGTGGATCTTTTTGGGTGTTAAAGCCTGAATACCAGGATCAGTAG
- the LOC142173478 gene encoding uncharacterized protein LOC142173478, producing the protein MNLVSSVSDGKSYGGWRREVVIALSAKNKLRFIDGTLVVPSYDSGLQKAWARCNDMVLSWLLNSLSKKIAESVLYSQSAKDLWGDLEEMFGQTNGAKLFQLQKELSAVIQGNTSVSSYFTKMKSLWEELDALNTFSACVCE; encoded by the coding sequence ATGAACCTTGTTTCCTCAGTTTCCGATGGCAAAAGCTATGGAGGGTGGAGAAGGGAAGTTGTCATTGCTCTCTCTGCCAAAAATAAgttgaggttcattgatggaacCCTAGTTGTCCCAAGTTATGATTCTGGACTCCAAAAGGCTTGGGCTCGCTGCAATGACATGGTATTGTCATGGCTACTCAACTCCCTGTCAAAGAAAATTGCAGAAAGTGTGTTATACTCACAAAGTGCTAAAGATCTATGGGGAGATCTAGAAGAAATGTTTGGACAAACAAATGGTGCAAAGCTCTTCCAGCTACAGAAGGAGTTGAGTGCAGTAATTCAGGGTAACACTAGTGTTTCAAGCTATTTCACTAAGATGAAGAGTTTATGGGAGGAGTTAGATGCCTTGAACACCTTTTCTGCTTGTGTTTGTGAGTGA
- the LOC107813735 gene encoding ABC transporter I family member 19, whose amino-acid sequence MEGESNSIQVDGMQFSYDFQSPIFFDFSLKISPGSRCLLVGANGSGKTTLLRILAGKHMVGGRDVVKVLNFSAFHDTHLVCDGDLAYLGESWSKNVGSAGEIPLQGDFSAEHMIFGVEGVDPVRREKLIELLDIDLQWRMHKVSDGQRRRVQICMGLLHPYKVLLLDEVTVDLDVVARMDLLDFFKEECEQRGATIVYATHIFDGLESWATDLVYIQDGVLKRSEKLPELPELKSSPNLLSVVENWLRSETTIEKKKPVIAPPKVQKSSPFGSSPFQSSRHMAYFR is encoded by the exons ATGGAGGGAGAATCAAACAGTATTCAAGTCGATGGAATGCAATTCTCTTACGATTTCCAAAGTCCTATCTTTTTCGATTTCAGCCTAAAGATTTCTCCCGGATCTCGATGTCTCCTTGTCGGTGCAAATGGATCCG GGAAGACGACATTGTTGAGGATATTGGCGGGAAAGCATATGGTGGGAGGAAGAGATGTAGTGAAGGTGCTGAATTTTTCGGCATTTCATGACACCCACCTTGTCTGTGATGGTGATCTGGCATACCTAGGAGAGTCATGGAGCAAAAATGTTGGCTCTGCT GGGGAGATTCCACTTCAGGGAGATTTTTCAGCAGAACATATGATATTTGGAG TCGAAGGAGTCGATCCAGTTCGGCGAGAGAAGTTGATTGAGCTGCTGGATATTGATCTGCAATGGCGTATGCACAAGGTATCTGATGGTCAGAGACGCAGAGTTCAAATCTGCATGGGTCTCCTTCACCCCTATAAG GTTCTTTTGCTGGATGAGGTTACAGTTGACTTAGATGTTGTCGCAAGGATGGATTTGTTGGACTTCTTTAAGGAAGAATGCGAACAG AGAGGAGCTACTATTGTctatgcaacacatatatttgaTGGACTGGAGTCCTGGGCAACAGATCTTGTTTACATCCAAGATGGAGTTCTGAAGAGGTCTGAGAAATTACCCGAGCTTCCCGAGTTGAAGTCTTCCCCCAATTTGCTTTCAGTAGTTGAGAACTGGTTGAGGTCTGAGACCACGATTGAGAAAAAGAAGCCGGTTATCGCCCCACCAAAAGTTCAGAAATCCTCTCCTTTTGGCTCTTCTCCGTTTCAGTCATCTAGACATATGGCATATTTCCGCTGA
- the LOC107789005 gene encoding H/ACA ribonucleoprotein complex subunit 3-like protein: MTVLCQFFSSLNRRSSSAEKLARMYLQFYINENGDKVYTTKKESPLGLATESAHPARFSPDDKYSRQRVLLKKRFGLLPTQKPPQKY; encoded by the exons ATGACTGTTCTGTGTCAATTTTTTAGCTCCTTAAACCGGCGAAGCAGCTCAG CTGAAAAATTAGCGAGGATGTATCTCCAGTTTTACATCAATGAGAATGGTGACAAAGTTTACACCACTAAG AAAGAGTCACCACTGGGTTTGGCCACAGAATCCGCTCACCCAG CCCGCTTTTCACCCGATGATAAATATTCAAGGCAAAGAGTGCTTCTGAAGAAGCGATTTGGTTTGCTTCCAACCCAAAAGCCACCTCAAAAGTACTAG
- the LOC107813736 gene encoding uncharacterized protein LOC107813736, protein MDSARSWFQKFQPRDRLRSSTKKKDSTMGSGREDPQPMSAEEASNVTKQRVAAAKQYIENHYKEQMRNLQERKERRMVLEKKLADGDVSEEDQNNLLKFHEKKETEYMRLQRHKMGADDFELLTMIGKGAFGEVRVCREKTTGHVYAMKKLKKSEMLRRGQVEHVKAERNLLAEVDSNCIVKLYCSFQDDEFLYLIMEYLPGGDMMTLLMRKDTLTEDEARFYVAETVLAIESIHVHNYIHRDIKPDNLLLDKFGHLRLSDFGLCKPLDCSTLEEKDFTVGDSVHGASRNDGSSAPKRTQQEQLQHWQKNRRTLAYSTVGTPDYIAPEVLLKKGYGMECDWWSLGAIMYEMLVGYPPFYSDDPMSTCRKIVNWKSHLKFPEEAKLSPEAKDLISKLLCNVTQRLGSNGADEIKVHPWFKGIDWDRIYHMDAAFIPEVNDELDTQNFEKFEESESHSQSASRSGPWRKMLSSKDINFVGYTYKNFEIVNDYQVPGMAELKKKNTKPKRPTIKALFEDESEGSDTTSSQQSQGSFVNLLPP, encoded by the exons ATGGATTCAGCAAGGAGTTGGTTCCAGAAGTTTCAACCGCGAGATCGTTTAAGGTCATCGACCAAGAAGAAAGATTCAACAATGGGTAGTGGAAGAGAAGATCCTCAGCCTATGTCAGCTGAAGAGGCCTCCAATGTTACGAAGCAGAGAGTCGCTGCAGCAAAGCAATACATTGAGAATCATTACAAGGAGCAAATGAGAAATTTGCAGGAGAGAAAGGAGCG TCGAATGGTACTGGAAAAGAAGCTTGCGGATGGTGATGTCTCAGAGGAAGATCAAAATAATCTACTGAAATTTCATGAAAAGAAGGAAACTGAATACATGCGTCTGCAAAGGCACAAAATGGGTGCTGATGATTTTGAGTTATTAACAATGATTGGGAAAGGTGCATTCGGGGAG GTTAGAGTTTGTAGAGAAAAAACAACGGGTCATGTATATGCGATGAAAAAGCTTAAGAAATCAGAAATGCTTCGTAGAGGACAG GTTGAGCATGTAAAAGCAGAAAGGAATCTGCTCGCAGAGGTGGATAGTAATTGCATTGTCAAACTGTATTGTTCTTTCCAAGATGATGAGTTTCTATATCTCATCATGGAATATCTACCTGGTGGTGATATGATGACTCTACTCATGAGGAAGGATACACTAACTGAAGATGAAGCCAGATTTTATGTTGCTGAGACTGTTTTGGCTATAGAATCTATCCATGTACATAACTATATACACAG AGACATTAAGCCTGATAACCTGCTGCTGGATAAGTTTGGTCATTTGAGACTATCGGATTTTGGACTTTGTAAGCCTTTAGACTGCAGCACCCTGGAAGAGAAGGATTTCACGGTGGGTGATAGTGTCCATGGAGCTTCCCGGAATGATGGGTCTTCAGCTCCCAAACGCACTCAGCAAGAGCAGTTACAACACTGGCAGAAAAATAGGAGGACGCTT GCATATTCTACAGTGGGTACACCAGACTATATAGCTCCTGAAGTCCTGCTGAAGAAAGGTTATGGAATGGAGTGTGACTG GTGGTCACTTGGTGCTATTATGTATGAAATGCTAGTGGGTTATCCACCTTTCTATTCTGATGATCCCATGTCAACATGTCGCAAG ATAGTAAACTGGAAATCACATTTAAAGTTTCCGGAGGAAGCAAAGCTATCTCCAGAAGCAAAGGATCTCATAAGCAAACTTCTTTGCAATGTTACTCAGAGACTAGGTTCAAATGGTGCTGATGAAATAAAG GTCCACCCGTGGTTTAAGGGAATAGACTGGGACAGAATCTATCATATGGACGCTGCCTTCATTCCTGAAGTTAATGATGAGTTGGACACCCAAAACTTTGAAAAGTTCGAAGAG TCCGAATCTCATTCTCAGAGTGCATCAAGATCTGGTCCTTGGAGGAAG ATGCTCTCATCCAAGGACATCAACTTTGTCGGTTACACATACAAAAACTTTGAAATCGTGAATGATTACCAAGTGCCTGGGAtgg CTgaactgaagaagaagaataccAAGCCAAAGAGACCGACAATCAAAGCACTATTCG AGGACGAGTCAGAAGGATCAGATACAACTAGTTCTCAGCAATCCCAAGGAAGCTTTGTGAATCTCTTGCCTCCATGA